One part of the Carassius gibelio isolate Cgi1373 ecotype wild population from Czech Republic chromosome B6, carGib1.2-hapl.c, whole genome shotgun sequence genome encodes these proteins:
- the tmem237b gene encoding transmembrane protein 237B, translating into MDTEAKIPSTRRRDLPPIPQGQRRGPRTLPSMPSQDTAEEIPAPKSRKKKAKRDVESMDEHDDGGMEMGGLTSRRQSECQEPLTPEPVDNPPQRRKKKKKAQAIDVEGDHTDLVSNGDMVDQNVEEEVMRKPKKRKVKPKFIETQSNNELDIEDDDIITDPQVPVPQHSLFSAPQGQSQPVGKVFVERSRRFQAAERVDQWKPSGPMEQSFMDSRSVWTTKDVSLRLHSGFRVIGLFSHGFLAGYAVWNIIVVYVLAGEQMSTLSNLLQQYSTLAYPAQSLLYLLLALSTVSAFDRLNLAKAATAMRSLLTLRPVALASFLYFSALVLSLSQQMTSDRINLYNQYSSFNVTLWQPGSERSILHPWIIVNLVVTLLVGLAWVLMSTSPDIDHTEEFLMLMEMEYPKAEEKGNITA; encoded by the exons ATGGATACGGAAGCAAAG ATTCCCAGCACAAGGAGAAGAGATCTCCCTCCCATTCCTCAAGGACAGAGG CGGGGACCACGAACATTGCCATCTATGCCAAG CCAGGACACAGCAG AGGAGATTCCTGCTCCAAAGAGTAGGAAAAAGAAGGCCAAGAGGGATGTGGAGAGTATGGATGAACATGATG ATGGTGGAATGGAAATGGGAGGGCTTACCAGTCGCAGACAGTCTGAATGTCAGGAACCTTTGACCCCAGAACCTGTGGACAATCCACCACAAAggaggaaaaagaagaagaaagcacAAGCAATTG ATGTGGAGGGAGATCATACAGACCTGGTGTCAAATGGAGATATGGTGGATCAGAATGTCGAAGAAGAGGTGATGCGCAAACCAAAAAAGAGGaa AGTGAAACCTAAATTCATAGAAACACAGTCCAACAACGAATTGGACATAGAGGATGACGATATCATCACAGACCCCCAGGTGCCTGTCCCCCAGCATTCCTTGTTCTCCGCTCCCCAAGGACAGAGCCAGCCTGTGGGGAAGGTGTTTGTGGAGAGGAGCC GTCGTTTTCAAGCAGCTGAGCGAGTGGATCAGTGGAAGCCCAGTGGGCCGATGGAGCAGAGCTTTATGGACAGCCGCTCAGTGTGGACCACTAAAGATGTCTCCTTGAGACTGCACAGCGGCTTTAG GGTGATTGGCCTGTTTTCTCATGGTTTCCTGGCTGGTTATGCTGTATGGAATATCATTGTGGTCTATGTTTTGGCTGGGGAACAGATGAGCACTCTTTCCAACCTACTCCAGCAGTATAGTACCCTGGCCTACCCCGCACAGTCCCTGCTCTACCTGCTGCTGGCCCTCAGCACGGTTTCTGCCTTCGACAG GTTGAATCTTGCCAAAGCTGCTACGGCCATGAGGAGTTTACTGACCCTCCGACCTGTGGCACTAGCTTCCTTCT tgtACTTTTCTGCACTTGTTTTATCGTTAAGCCAGCAGATGACGAGTGATCGCATCAATCTCTATAATCAGTACTCCAGCTTTAATGTGACACTCTG GCAGCCGGGCTCGGAGCGCAGCATCCTTCACCCCTGGATCATAGTAAACCTGGTGGTCACTTTGCTGGTCGGGCTGGCCTGGGTTCTGATGTCAACAAGTCCAGATATCGACCACACAGAAG AGTTTTTAATGTTGATGGAAATGGAATATCCAAAAGCAGAAGAGAAGGGAAACATCACTGCATAA
- the LOC127958999 gene encoding MAGUK p55 subfamily member 4-like encodes MRPDVETDPGSAPQEMGDKGLTQILAHVIAEVRSSVNKDINGAELLYSLLNAPWLQSLLKVYECLQRHLKGPARPYLSYSSGLSLQILSDLLAVQNPSNEVRELYALLSHPHLQALLSAHDTVSLRDYEPDLPPLPKDLPEDEEAMRIVCLVKNNQPLGATIRRDDVTGEIYIARVIHGGLADRSGLLHAGDRLVEVNGHPVFGLEPAQIIQILAHSHGTIMFKVVPITDRPVNNQTMLYVRAMVDYNPHVDPSIPCADAGMAFRKGDILEIVDQSDTLWWQAVKLPSISACAGLIPSTSLLKRKQKESWWSQPYHPHTCVKTLSTVDEEDDMIAIDEKCVEADEEAFESEELKDEESEFSTNIEGIYLTGFRRSLRLCRKRRSQAFGTSQFCTQRCPTSCYSSLANLYEEVVRYQHHPEHPHRLIALLGPSGVGVNELRRRLIEINPKVYQGAVPHTTRPPKCHEESGREYHFISREQFDTMVCNHRFIEFGELRGHLYGTSVDAVKDVLASGKICVIDIEPYALESVRTAELRAYVIFIKPPSVEQMKRTRINSHIITNYCASRPFKDEDFQEIEDAGRNMEQHYCQYFDHVIVNDGLQAACVQLLTAVRRAQDEPQWVPAAWIRPTDQS; translated from the exons ATGAGACCAGACGTGGAGACTGATCCTGGGTCAGCTCCACAGGAAATGGGAGACAAAG GCCTGACACAGATCTTGGCTCATGTGATTGCTGAAGTGAGGAGCTCTGTCAATAAAGATATAAATGGAGCTGAACTGTTGTACAGTCTCCTCAATGCCCCCTGGTTGCAGTCCCTACTAAAG GTGTATGAATGTCTACAGAGGCACCTAAAGGGTCCAGCTAGGCCATATCTTTCCTATTCTTCTGGACTTTCTCTACAG ATTCTGTCTGATTTGCTAGCAGTCCAAAACCCCTCAAATGAAGTTCGAGAACTGTATGCCCTTCTTAGTCATCCCCACCTACAG GCTCTTCTCTCAGCTCATGACACAGTAAGTCTGAGGGACTATGAGCCAGATCTGCCACCGCTGCCTAAAGACCTGCCTGAAGACGAGGAAGCCATGAGGATTGTTTGCTTGGTCAAAAACAATCAACCTCTG GGAGCAACAATCAGGAGAGATGATGTGACAGGAGAAATATACATTGCTCGTGTTATACATGGAGGACTTGCTGACCGCAGTG GTCTCTTGCATGCTGGAGACAGACTGGTGGAGGTAAATGGCCACCCTGTATTTGGACTGGAACCAGCACAGATTATACAAATTCTG GCTCACTCCCATGGAACCATAATGTTTAAGGTGGTTCCCATCACTGACAGGCCAGTAAACAACCAAACCATG CTGTATGTGCGTGCCATGGTGGACTACAATCCCCATGTGGATCCTTCCATTCCCTGCGCAGATGCCGGCATGGCATTCAGGAAGGGAGATATCCTGGAGATTGTGGATCAGTCAGACACTCTCTGGTGGCAGGCTGTAAAACTACCCAGTATCTCCGCCTGCGCTGGCCTCATTCCGTCCACCAGCTTGCTGAAAAG gAAGCAAAAAGAGTCATGGTGGTCTCAGCCTTATCATCCTCACACTTGTGTCAAAACCT TGAGCACAGTTGATGAAG AAGATGACATGATTGCCATAGATGAAAAATGTGTAGAAGCAG ATGAGGAGGCATTTGAATCTG AAGAGCTAAAGGATG AGGAGAGTGAATTCAGCACCAATATTGAAGGGATTTACCTGA CTGGTTTTCGAAGAAGTCTGCGTCTCTGTCGCAAACGGAGAAGTCAGGCATTTGGAACGTCCCAGTTCTGCACCCAACGCTGTCCCACGAGCTGTTACAGTTCACTGGCCAACCTTTATGAGGAGGTGGTGCGGTACCAGCACCATCCAGAGCACCCACACCGCCTCATAGCTCTACTGG GTCCTTCTGGGGTCGGGGTAAATGAGCTACGCAGGAGGTTAATTGAGATCAACCCCAAGGTCTACCAAGGAGCCGTACCCC ATACCACAAGGCCACCCAAATGCCATGAGGAATCTGGAAGAGAATATCACTTTATCAGCCGAGagcagtttgacaccatggtctGCAATCACAG GTTTATTGAGTTTGGGGAGTTGAGAGGTCATCTTTATGGCACTAGCGTGGATGCGGTGAAAGATGTTTTGGCGAGTGGCAAGATCTGTGTGATTGACATTGAGCCATAT GCATTAGAGTCAGTGAGGACTGCGGAGCTGAGGGCGTATGTCATCTTTATAAAGCCTCCTAGTGTTGAGCAGATGAAACGCACACGAATAAATTCACATATCATCACAAATTACTGTGCCAGCCGACCTTTTAAG GATGAAGATTTTCAGGAGATAGAAGATGCAGGACGCAATATGGAACAGCATTACTGTCAGTACTTTGATCATGTGATAGTAAACGACGGCCTGCAGGCCGCTTGTGTGCAGCTGCTGACCGCTGTGAGGAGAGCTCAGGATGAACCCCAGTGGGTACCGGCTGCATGGATCAGACCAACTGACCAGTCTTAA